One segment of Fimbriimonadales bacterium DNA contains the following:
- the murA gene encoding UDP-N-acetylglucosamine 1-carboxyvinyltransferase, giving the protein MNVFEITGGRELAGTVEVKGSKNAALAILSSVFLTDQPITLTRVPNITDIHTKLRLLERLGVKVQKKGETIRFVPSLKSYEPDPDLVRSIRTSFYLLGPLLARMGRARLPQPGGCRIGARPVDFHLKGLSLLGAQIELNGGFYEARTNGLKGTEIYLDFPSAGATQHLMAAAVLAEGCTTIKNAAMEPEVVVLADFLNRLGARIEGAGSSTITIQGVTSLKGGEFTIPADRMQAGTFLLAGAATGGDVTVSGILPEHQAPVISKLKEAGVGIEEGPDWVRVKGNRFLQAVNVKTMPYPGFPTDLQQPMCAVLAKAHGVSTVEETIYESRIGHIAELNRMGAKIRLEGRTCIITGVDHLEGTVVEASDLRAGAALVIAGLSARGKTIVRNVEHIDRGYESIEVSLRKLGAKIERVSEKESKVTQHV; this is encoded by the coding sequence TTGAACGTTTTTGAAATCACTGGTGGTAGGGAACTCGCAGGAACCGTCGAGGTCAAAGGAAGCAAAAACGCAGCCTTAGCCATTCTTTCTTCCGTTTTTTTGACCGACCAACCCATAACTCTCACGCGCGTTCCCAATATTACGGACATCCACACCAAACTCCGACTGCTCGAGCGTTTGGGAGTCAAAGTCCAAAAGAAGGGCGAGACGATTCGTTTCGTGCCTTCTTTGAAAAGTTACGAACCCGACCCCGACCTCGTGCGCTCGATTCGTACTTCTTTCTATCTTTTAGGCCCGCTTTTAGCGCGAATGGGTCGTGCGCGTTTGCCTCAACCGGGGGGGTGCCGAATCGGCGCGCGTCCGGTAGATTTTCACCTCAAAGGATTATCGCTTCTCGGCGCACAAATCGAATTGAACGGAGGGTTTTACGAAGCGCGAACGAACGGACTAAAAGGGACGGAAATTTATTTGGACTTCCCAAGCGCTGGAGCGACACAACACTTGATGGCAGCGGCGGTGTTAGCGGAAGGATGCACGACGATAAAGAACGCAGCCATGGAGCCCGAAGTCGTTGTTTTAGCAGATTTTCTCAACCGCTTGGGCGCACGAATCGAGGGAGCAGGTTCGAGCACGATTACGATTCAAGGGGTAACTTCGCTGAAGGGGGGGGAGTTCACGATTCCTGCGGATAGAATGCAAGCGGGAACTTTTCTCTTGGCAGGAGCGGCTACGGGGGGGGACGTCACCGTAAGCGGAATCCTTCCCGAACATCAAGCTCCCGTAATCAGCAAACTGAAAGAGGCAGGCGTCGGTATCGAAGAAGGACCGGATTGGGTGAGAGTCAAAGGAAATCGTTTTCTGCAAGCGGTAAATGTCAAAACGATGCCCTATCCGGGATTTCCGACCGATTTGCAACAGCCGATGTGCGCTGTTCTGGCAAAGGCACACGGAGTGAGTACAGTAGAAGAAACGATTTACGAAAGCCGTATCGGACACATTGCGGAACTCAACCGCATGGGAGCAAAAATCCGCCTCGAAGGCAGGACTTGCATCATCACCGGCGTCGACCATCTCGAGGGAACGGTCGTGGAGGCTTCCGATTTGCGCGCAGGGGCGGCTTTGGTGATCGCCGGACTCTCTGCGAGGGGAAAAACCATTGTTCGCAACGTAGAGCACATCGACAGAGGTTACGAAAGCATCGAAGTTTCCTTACGCAAATTAGGAGCGAAAATCGAGCGTGTATCGGAAAAAGAAAGCAAGGTGACGCAGCATGTTTAA
- a CDS encoding rod shape-determining protein — protein sequence MSAELGIDLGTSNILVYKRGEGIVLEEPTVVAYNTQTKKVLAVGEAAREMIGRTPGSIVAIRPLQDGVIADYTHTLKMLEFIIDRVCGRHRLFRPKLMICVPSGCTNVERRAVLQAAREAGAGEVFTIEEPMAAAIGAGLPISSPGGNMVVDIGGGTTDIAVISLGGLVIAESLRVGGNKFDEAIARHLRNAYNLMIGERTAEEIKWKIGSAFPLPQELRLEVRGRDLMAGLPRTIEITSEEIRESLSDPLRAITEKVCTVLEQTPPELSSDIIERGIVVTGGGGLLRGIDRLLASITDIPVRVAENALHCVAIGTGRALETLPAMQKSATA from the coding sequence ATGAGTGCGGAGCTCGGAATAGATTTAGGCACTTCGAATATCTTAGTTTATAAACGCGGAGAGGGAATCGTTTTAGAAGAACCCACGGTCGTCGCTTACAACACGCAAACGAAAAAAGTTTTAGCGGTAGGGGAAGCGGCGCGTGAAATGATCGGGCGAACGCCAGGAAGTATCGTCGCCATTCGCCCTTTGCAAGACGGTGTGATTGCCGATTACACGCATACGCTCAAAATGCTGGAATTCATCATTGACAGGGTGTGCGGTCGTCATCGTCTTTTTCGCCCGAAATTGATGATATGCGTTCCGAGTGGTTGCACGAATGTAGAGAGAAGGGCGGTTCTTCAAGCGGCTCGTGAAGCAGGCGCGGGAGAAGTTTTCACGATCGAAGAGCCAATGGCGGCTGCGATCGGTGCAGGGCTTCCTATTTCCTCGCCAGGCGGAAACATGGTCGTAGACATAGGGGGGGGGACGACTGATATCGCCGTCATCTCTTTGGGGGGGCTCGTAATTGCGGAGAGCCTTCGCGTCGGCGGGAACAAATTCGACGAAGCCATCGCTCGTCATCTACGAAATGCGTACAATCTGATGATCGGTGAAAGAACTGCCGAGGAAATCAAATGGAAAATCGGTTCTGCCTTCCCGCTTCCGCAAGAGTTGAGGTTAGAAGTCCGTGGGCGCGATTTGATGGCGGGTTTACCGAGAACCATCGAGATTACAAGCGAAGAAATTAGGGAATCGCTTTCGGACCCATTGCGCGCAATTACAGAGAAGGTTTGTACGGTATTAGAACAGACACCTCCGGAATTGAGCAGCGATATTATCGAGAGGGGAATCGTGGTGACGGGAGGCGGCGGACTTCTTCGCGGAATAGACAGGTTATTGGCTTCCATTACGGATATCCCTGTGCGAGTAGCAGAAAACGCCTTGCATTGCGTCGCGATTGGCACGGGTCGCGCCCTCGAGACCTTACCGGCTATGCAAAAATCCGCCACAGCGTAA
- a CDS encoding S-layer homology domain-containing protein has protein sequence MLTYCLAAVSIAIQVAGYSDIPRDHWAAGSVERLTNMGLFPPGKGKPFQGEKPVTRYEFAVVMDKFVTDIRRSFLRQPIKKKINTQKIRGRKEDGSQTAMIRLAEEGFLPYYSPIFHGPKDAITPDMLSIALSQIAKRIAWCFQSEKSK, from the coding sequence ATGCTCACCTATTGTTTAGCAGCAGTTTCGATAGCCATTCAAGTGGCTGGATACTCGGATATCCCGCGAGACCATTGGGCGGCTGGTTCCGTGGAAAGACTGACGAATATGGGATTATTCCCCCCCGGGAAGGGGAAGCCGTTCCAAGGCGAGAAACCGGTTACGCGATATGAATTCGCCGTCGTCATGGACAAATTCGTTACGGACATCCGTCGCTCTTTCCTTCGTCAACCGATAAAGAAAAAAATCAATACGCAAAAAATTCGAGGGCGAAAAGAAGACGGTTCGCAAACTGCGATGATACGTTTGGCGGAAGAAGGATTCCTCCCCTATTATTCACCGATTTTTCATGGGCCTAAGGATGCGATCACGCCGGATATGCTTTCGATTGCTCTTTCCCAAATCGCTAAGCGCATTGCATGGTGTTTTCAATCGGAAAAATCAAAATAA
- a CDS encoding redoxin domain-containing protein — protein sequence MKKGLLASLFVPLFISAFVLAGNSQEQRIFLPEGSVAPTFSGKAQDGREISLDKMLKKGPVFVLFWKEVCPHNPRASKLYNALYEAYKDKVQFVGIVWTSPEKIAEWAKGFQVQYPLLPDPEKKLVKAYEMRFSVVAVEIGKDGKIAQVFPGYGKETLENLNRAFAKAAGVEVANVDLSKAPPRQTFG from the coding sequence ATGAAGAAAGGACTGCTCGCTTCGCTGTTTGTGCCATTGTTTATTTCAGCCTTTGTTCTTGCGGGAAACTCGCAAGAACAAAGGATTTTTTTGCCTGAGGGTTCTGTAGCCCCCACTTTTTCGGGCAAGGCGCAGGATGGACGCGAGATTTCCCTCGATAAGATGCTTAAAAAGGGCCCTGTTTTCGTGCTCTTTTGGAAAGAAGTATGCCCGCATAATCCGCGCGCATCGAAACTCTACAATGCGCTGTACGAAGCGTATAAAGACAAAGTGCAATTCGTAGGCATCGTATGGACTTCTCCAGAAAAAATTGCGGAATGGGCAAAGGGATTTCAAGTTCAATATCCTCTGCTCCCCGATCCTGAGAAGAAGTTGGTCAAGGCATACGAGATGCGCTTTTCGGTTGTTGCGGTCGAAATCGGCAAAGACGGAAAAATCGCTCAGGTGTTTCCCGGATATGGAAAGGAGACGCTCGAGAATTTGAATCGCGCATTTGCGAAGGCTGCTGGGGTCGAAGTCGCAAATGTAGATTTGAGCAAGGCTCCTCCACGCCAGACTTTCGGTTGA
- a CDS encoding TetR/AcrR family transcriptional regulator: MAKGKETKERILSAATRIMANKGYVGAGVDEIMQEAGVGKSSFYHFFPSKVALGVAVLDEYVQELRTGLMPEIFHNKIRAKERIPAFFSKLAERLHSGSEDTLLVTWSAETPFLPEELRNKLLSLITDIREEFERTFEDAIQEYDLFPEAPIEELAENTMSYLLGLLVLCRAYDSPSLLREKANSVKNLWREYTLDEKPAHRKL, encoded by the coding sequence ATGGCAAAAGGAAAAGAGACAAAAGAGCGGATTCTATCAGCAGCGACGCGAATTATGGCTAATAAAGGCTATGTCGGGGCTGGAGTGGACGAAATTATGCAAGAGGCAGGAGTCGGAAAAAGCAGTTTCTACCATTTTTTTCCGTCGAAAGTCGCCTTGGGTGTAGCGGTTCTGGACGAATATGTCCAAGAACTCAGAACAGGACTAATGCCTGAGATTTTTCACAACAAAATACGGGCGAAAGAGCGAATCCCCGCTTTTTTTTCGAAACTCGCCGAGCGGCTACATTCTGGAAGCGAGGACACGCTTCTCGTCACTTGGTCTGCAGAGACACCTTTTCTGCCCGAGGAATTGAGAAATAAACTCCTAAGCCTCATCACCGATATTCGTGAAGAATTCGAACGCACTTTCGAGGATGCGATACAAGAATACGATTTATTCCCAGAAGCACCGATCGAAGAACTGGCAGAAAACACTATGAGTTACCTTTTAGGTTTATTAGTTTTATGCCGCGCATACGATTCACCTTCCCTTTTACGAGAAAAAGCAAATAGCGTTAAAAACCTTTGGAGAGAGTACACACTCGATGAAAAGCCCGCTCATAGAAAACTTTGA
- a CDS encoding ThuA domain-containing protein: MNLLLFALLVYPAFAFVESTLSAPEDVAINVLVFSKTAGYRHESIPDGQGMILELCAKEGHSVAFTEDASWFSDETLKNFDVVIFLNTTGDVLNPSQERAFESFIKRGGGFIGIHSASDTEYEWKFYGRLVGAYFKIHPEIQEADVHIEDPNHPTMSALPKVWRRKDEWYNFRANPRSEVHVLATVNEKSYRGGEMGNDHPIIWCQDFEGGRSWYCAMGHTKETFREPLFMDMLRRAILWAARKI, encoded by the coding sequence ATGAACTTGTTGCTTTTCGCTCTTTTGGTTTATCCTGCTTTCGCTTTTGTAGAATCCACCTTATCAGCACCCGAAGATGTTGCGATAAACGTACTCGTTTTTTCCAAAACAGCAGGATATAGACACGAATCTATTCCTGATGGACAAGGAATGATTCTCGAGCTTTGCGCAAAGGAAGGTCATAGCGTTGCGTTTACCGAGGATGCGAGTTGGTTTTCTGATGAAACACTCAAAAACTTCGATGTCGTCATTTTTCTCAATACGACGGGGGACGTGTTGAATCCCTCGCAAGAACGTGCTTTCGAATCGTTTATCAAACGGGGGGGTGGATTTATAGGGATACACTCTGCGAGCGATACGGAATACGAGTGGAAGTTTTACGGGAGGTTGGTAGGTGCTTATTTCAAAATACATCCCGAAATTCAAGAAGCGGACGTTCACATCGAAGATCCGAATCATCCGACCATGAGCGCTCTGCCGAAAGTTTGGCGAAGAAAGGACGAATGGTACAACTTTCGAGCGAATCCTCGAAGCGAGGTTCACGTGTTAGCGACGGTAAACGAAAAGAGTTATCGAGGCGGGGAAATGGGAAACGACCACCCGATTATCTGGTGTCAAGATTTCGAGGGGGGGCGAAGTTGGTATTGTGCAATGGGACATACCAAGGAAACATTTCGAGAGCCGCTATTCATGGATATGCTCCGACGCGCGATTCTCTGGGCAGCGCGGAAAATTTAA
- a CDS encoding FAD:protein FMN transferase translates to MKRAVMCIALSVMLFVLPFAGFGKGREVRRFAYSQVHMGVRVDLILYAEEESRAERAARAAFARFAELDAIMSDYRVDSELSRLSSMSGKGKIKVSEDLFRVLEFAQKVSRFSEGGFDVTCGPVVSLWREARKAKKLPNRNALQKALSKTGWKKMALDKQTSTVELKTIGMKLDLGGIAKGYACDEALFELKKHGIKIALVEAGGDIAVSQPPPGEKGWRIVIRGFHRKPLFLSNCGISTSGDIYQFVEINGKRYSHIVDPRTGLGLTNRLQVTVIAKNAMTSDSLATALCVLGEKEGKKLAKTFGAKAFFAKPK, encoded by the coding sequence ATGAAAAGAGCAGTGATGTGCATCGCGTTGTCCGTTATGTTGTTCGTTTTACCCTTTGCTGGGTTCGGAAAGGGTCGAGAAGTTAGACGATTCGCGTACAGTCAAGTGCATATGGGGGTTCGGGTCGATTTAATATTATATGCGGAAGAAGAGTCTCGAGCGGAGCGAGCGGCTCGAGCGGCTTTTGCGAGGTTTGCCGAACTCGATGCCATCATGAGCGATTATCGCGTGGATAGCGAACTTTCTCGGCTCTCTTCGATGTCGGGAAAGGGAAAAATAAAAGTCAGCGAGGATTTATTTCGAGTTTTGGAATTTGCCCAAAAAGTCTCGCGATTTTCAGAGGGGGGTTTCGATGTTACGTGCGGTCCTGTCGTTTCGCTGTGGCGAGAAGCGCGGAAGGCGAAAAAATTGCCTAACCGCAATGCTTTACAAAAAGCCCTCTCGAAAACAGGATGGAAAAAGATGGCATTGGATAAGCAAACTTCGACGGTAGAATTAAAAACAATAGGCATGAAATTGGATTTGGGGGGGATTGCGAAAGGCTATGCATGCGACGAGGCTTTGTTCGAATTGAAAAAGCATGGAATAAAGATTGCTTTAGTCGAGGCAGGGGGGGATATCGCCGTTTCTCAGCCGCCCCCTGGTGAGAAAGGATGGCGAATTGTCATTCGTGGCTTTCATCGCAAGCCCCTATTTTTGTCGAATTGCGGGATTTCCACTTCGGGGGATATTTATCAATTCGTAGAAATCAACGGAAAACGGTATTCCCACATCGTAGACCCGAGAACGGGGCTCGGTTTGACGAACCGACTGCAAGTTACCGTGATTGCAAAAAATGCAATGACGAGCGATAGTTTAGCAACGGCTTTGTGTGTGTTGGGAGAAAAAGAAGGAAAGAAATTGGCAAAAACCTTCGGGGCGAAGGCATTTTTCGCCAAACCAAAATAA
- a CDS encoding SUMF1/EgtB/PvdO family nonheme iron enzyme, which translates to MHITALFIFLNLTPQQASLDIFEEKIPSTLSSFRMRRVPDGEITINKKKYSIKNIYFSETEITWDVYDIWLYRLDLTAEERAKGIDAESRPSKPYGAPDRGFGHSGYPAISMTYDAAEQFCAWLSKKTNKHYRLPTEFEWEYAARAGEKSSSMSNLLDYAWVWENSMSKTHPVGKKKPNNWGFFDMLGNAAEWAKDVDGKPVLCGGSFLDKQTNIGFSTRAYQTPKWNQTDPQNPKSKWWLSDAPFAGFRIVCQDK; encoded by the coding sequence ATGCACATCACTGCTCTTTTCATTTTTTTAAACCTAACGCCGCAGCAAGCTTCTCTCGATATCTTCGAAGAAAAGATTCCCTCTACGCTGAGTTCTTTTCGCATGCGTCGCGTTCCTGATGGCGAGATTACGATAAACAAGAAAAAATATTCTATCAAAAATATCTATTTCAGCGAAACAGAAATCACTTGGGACGTTTACGATATTTGGCTTTATCGTTTAGACCTCACTGCTGAAGAACGTGCGAAAGGAATAGATGCCGAATCGAGACCGAGCAAGCCTTATGGTGCACCAGACCGTGGCTTCGGTCATTCGGGTTATCCTGCAATTTCGATGACCTATGATGCGGCAGAACAATTCTGCGCTTGGCTTTCAAAAAAAACGAACAAACACTATAGGCTCCCTACGGAATTCGAATGGGAATACGCTGCTCGCGCCGGAGAAAAAAGTTCTTCGATGTCGAACCTTCTCGATTATGCATGGGTATGGGAAAACTCCATGAGCAAAACCCATCCCGTCGGCAAGAAGAAGCCGAACAATTGGGGATTTTTCGATATGTTAGGTAACGCCGCAGAATGGGCAAAAGATGTCGATGGAAAGCCAGTTCTTTGCGGTGGTTCGTTTTTGGACAAACAAACAAACATCGGCTTCTCTACGAGAGCCTATCAGACTCCGAAATGGAATCAAACCGACCCGCAAAATCCTAAAAGCAAATGGTGGCTTTCCGATGCACCTTTTGCCGGTTTTCGCATCGTTTGCCAAGATAAATAG
- a CDS encoding Gfo/Idh/MocA family oxidoreductase, whose amino-acid sequence MQANDGLTRRDFLKKSAMVTASMVIPSGVFALGSETIKVGLIGCGGRGTGAAADAAEADPAVVLWAMGDLFQDRLESSRKHLQETLKDRCQVPNERAFVGFDAYKQVLESGVDIVILTAPPGFRPQHLRVSVEAGKHVFMEKPIAVDAPGVRSVIDSSDLARAKGLCIVAGTQRRHDVAYREAMKRIHDGALGEVVACYAYWNQGGLWMVPRKEGWSDVEWQIRNWLYFTWLSGDHIVEQHIHNIDVCNWAMNDHPVKAISLGGRQVRTDPNYGHIYDHFATEFEYANGVKMVSMCRQIDGTAWRVGEHIVGTKGTSDANNWINGESAWRFEGERPNPYVLEHKRLIQAIRTYPINEGRQVAESTMTAIMGRMAAYTGQEVTWEQAYNSQESLFPDKVEFGPKPVASVAMPGSTKLI is encoded by the coding sequence ATGCAAGCGAATGATGGTTTAACTCGGAGAGACTTTCTCAAAAAATCAGCAATGGTAACCGCTTCGATGGTCATCCCTTCGGGAGTTTTCGCATTAGGTTCTGAAACGATAAAAGTTGGTCTGATAGGTTGTGGAGGGCGCGGAACAGGCGCTGCAGCGGACGCCGCAGAAGCAGACCCTGCCGTCGTTCTTTGGGCGATGGGGGATCTTTTCCAAGACCGTTTGGAAAGTTCTCGAAAGCATCTCCAAGAAACCCTAAAAGATCGTTGCCAAGTCCCCAACGAACGCGCTTTCGTCGGTTTCGATGCTTACAAACAAGTCCTCGAAAGCGGTGTGGATATCGTAATTCTCACTGCGCCTCCCGGTTTTCGCCCACAGCATTTGAGAGTGAGTGTGGAGGCGGGGAAACACGTTTTCATGGAAAAACCGATTGCGGTAGATGCTCCTGGAGTTCGCTCTGTTATCGATTCTTCCGATTTAGCGCGTGCAAAAGGGCTTTGCATCGTAGCAGGTACGCAGCGCAGACATGACGTTGCGTATCGTGAGGCGATGAAACGAATTCACGATGGCGCACTCGGCGAAGTCGTTGCTTGTTATGCGTATTGGAATCAAGGCGGTCTTTGGATGGTTCCTCGCAAAGAAGGATGGAGCGATGTCGAATGGCAAATACGCAACTGGCTTTATTTCACTTGGCTTTCTGGCGACCACATCGTGGAACAGCACATCCACAACATCGATGTATGCAATTGGGCAATGAACGACCATCCCGTGAAAGCGATTTCATTGGGGGGGCGACAAGTGCGCACAGACCCTAATTACGGGCATATCTACGACCATTTCGCAACGGAATTCGAATATGCGAATGGTGTGAAAATGGTAAGCATGTGCCGACAGATTGACGGGACGGCATGGCGTGTCGGCGAGCATATCGTCGGAACGAAAGGAACTTCGGATGCAAACAATTGGATCAACGGCGAGAGCGCATGGCGATTCGAAGGCGAACGTCCGAATCCCTATGTCTTAGAACATAAAAGGCTCATTCAGGCGATTCGCACCTACCCGATTAATGAGGGACGTCAAGTCGCGGAAAGCACCATGACGGCAATCATGGGAAGAATGGCGGCTTACACTGGTCAGGAAGTTACTTGGGAACAAGCGTACAATTCTCAGGAATCTCTTTTCCCCGATAAAGTCGAATTCGGTCCTAAACCCGTCGCATCCGTAGCGATGCCAGGCTCTACGAAACTTATATAA
- a CDS encoding TIM barrel protein, whose protein sequence is MERLTRRELIKGGLASGLALVVGENLLGERRKMNKAKFRLKYAPHFGMFVHHAGNDLVDQLKFAADEGFQAWEDNGMKGRPVAEQERIAKAMSQLGMEMGIFVINPNTAWKPSLSTGSKEGVDEFVKECRSAVEVAKRVNAKWMTLVPGTMDSRLDKGFQLANVIDGLRFGAEVLEPHGLVMVMEALNSRRDHPGMVLSKVADAYLICRAVNSPSLKILYDFYHQQIDDGNLIPNMDLCWSEIAYFQIGDTPGRAEPMSGETNYRNVFKHVYEKGYTGILGMEHGMSKPGKEGERALIEAYRWCDDF, encoded by the coding sequence ATGGAAAGGTTGACTCGGCGCGAGTTGATAAAGGGGGGGCTTGCTTCCGGTCTCGCTCTTGTCGTCGGGGAAAATTTATTGGGAGAACGAAGAAAGATGAACAAAGCAAAATTCCGATTGAAATATGCTCCGCATTTCGGCATGTTCGTACACCATGCGGGCAACGATTTGGTGGATCAATTGAAATTCGCTGCTGACGAAGGATTTCAAGCGTGGGAAGACAACGGCATGAAGGGTCGCCCTGTAGCCGAACAGGAACGAATTGCAAAAGCGATGTCGCAACTGGGCATGGAGATGGGAATTTTCGTGATTAACCCGAACACAGCGTGGAAACCTTCTCTATCGACCGGAAGCAAAGAAGGGGTGGATGAATTCGTAAAAGAATGCCGCTCTGCTGTCGAAGTCGCAAAGCGTGTAAATGCGAAATGGATGACGCTCGTTCCTGGGACGATGGATTCGAGACTCGATAAAGGATTTCAACTCGCGAACGTGATCGATGGACTTCGATTCGGAGCGGAAGTTTTAGAACCGCACGGTCTTGTTATGGTGATGGAAGCACTCAATTCGCGCAGAGACCATCCGGGAATGGTTCTTTCGAAAGTCGCCGATGCTTATTTAATTTGTCGCGCGGTGAACAGTCCTTCTCTCAAAATTCTTTACGACTTTTATCATCAACAAATCGATGACGGTAATTTAATTCCGAACATGGATTTGTGCTGGTCGGAGATTGCATATTTCCAAATTGGCGACACTCCGGGGCGCGCAGAACCGATGAGCGGGGAAACGAATTATCGGAATGTGTTCAAACATGTTTATGAAAAAGGATATACGGGCATTTTAGGGATGGAACATGGGATGAGCAAACCCGGAAAAGAGGGAGAACGCGCGCTTATCGAAGCCTATCGTTGGTGCGACGATTTTTAG
- a CDS encoding VCBS repeat-containing protein, which yields MVWAYILPLFTSPGKIELAEPFLVKAGNEIIKVEVGHAAPTFADFDGDGLPDLLVGQFGNGRLRIYKNVGTRTEPKFDKFEWFMADGKIAEIEAG from the coding sequence ATGGTCTGGGCATATATTCTTCCGCTTTTCACCTCTCCTGGCAAAATCGAGCTCGCGGAGCCGTTTCTCGTAAAAGCCGGAAACGAAATTATCAAGGTGGAGGTCGGTCACGCCGCTCCTACCTTCGCGGATTTCGATGGAGACGGACTTCCCGACTTGCTCGTCGGGCAATTCGGCAATGGGCGACTCCGAATTTACAAAAACGTAGGGACGCGCACAGAACCCAAGTTCGACAAGTTCGAATGGTTCATGGCGGATGGAAAAATCGCTGAAATCGAGGCTGGGTGA
- a CDS encoding VCBS repeat-containing protein, translated as MKLYRNNGDMTFSEGEELKCNGKPISAFDGGPCVTDWDGDGILDLILGDDLGNVIFYKGTAKDSLDLTMDENAYILPKENSKDAWKMRKLDSKSKYGFSPAKPGARVKPFTADWNGDGKLDLLVGDFFNLERPAPKLTEKQKKELSALEDKQRAIVKKQQVCYERIGKQALRVIGKNKIEELSQEEMQKYVDTFRKIGEQDKEYLQLNQEYYKLHQAIEKLRPTPELTGVVWVYLRK; from the coding sequence GTGAAACTCTATCGTAATAACGGAGATATGACGTTCAGCGAAGGAGAAGAATTGAAATGCAATGGCAAGCCGATTAGTGCTTTTGACGGAGGGCCTTGCGTTACGGATTGGGATGGGGATGGTATTTTGGATTTGATCCTGGGTGACGACTTAGGGAACGTCATCTTTTATAAAGGAACTGCGAAGGATTCTCTCGATTTGACGATGGATGAGAATGCATACATTCTTCCCAAAGAAAACTCCAAAGACGCATGGAAAATGCGAAAACTCGATTCCAAATCTAAATATGGTTTTTCGCCGGCGAAGCCCGGAGCACGAGTGAAACCATTCACTGCAGATTGGAACGGAGATGGAAAACTCGATTTGCTGGTAGGAGATTTCTTCAACCTCGAAAGACCTGCACCCAAACTTACCGAAAAACAGAAAAAGGAACTGAGTGCACTCGAGGATAAGCAAAGAGCCATCGTGAAAAAACAGCAAGTTTGTTATGAGCGTATTGGAAAACAGGCACTACGAGTCATAGGTAAAAATAAAATAGAGGAACTTTCCCAAGAAGAGATGCAAAAATACGTCGACACATTCAGGAAAATAGGGGAGCAAGACAAAGAGTATCTGCAATTGAATCAAGAGTATTATAAACTCCATCAAGCAATCGAAAAACTCCGCCCCACTCCTGAGTTAACAGGAGTCGTTTGGGTTTATTTGAGAAAGTAA